One genomic window of Actinoplanes lobatus includes the following:
- a CDS encoding ribose-phosphate diphosphokinase, producing the protein MRDIAVFTGSAHPELAAEICEHLGVPLMPTQISRFANDCIEVQLKGNCRERDVFLIQPLVPPTQEHLAELLFMLDAARGASAARITVVLPHYAYARSDKKDAPRISIGGRLVADLLSTAGADRVLAMTLHSPQVHGFFGIPVDHLHALRELAHHFRGYDLSNTVVVSPDLGNAKEAAAFARMLGVEVAAGAKQRFADDKVVISSVIGEVADRDVIVLDDEIAKGSTVFELLARLRERNVRSVRVACTHGLFTNDAVQRLSEEKEIEEIVCTNTVPIPQRNRTDKLTILSVAPALAEAIRRIHNGESVSALFA; encoded by the coding sequence GTGCGCGACATCGCCGTTTTCACCGGATCTGCCCATCCTGAACTCGCCGCCGAGATCTGCGAGCACCTTGGGGTGCCGCTCATGCCCACCCAGATCTCCCGGTTCGCCAACGACTGCATCGAGGTGCAGCTGAAGGGGAACTGCCGGGAGCGGGACGTCTTCCTGATCCAGCCGCTGGTGCCGCCGACCCAGGAGCACCTGGCCGAGCTGCTGTTCATGCTGGACGCGGCGCGGGGCGCGTCGGCGGCCCGGATCACCGTGGTCCTGCCGCACTACGCCTACGCCCGCAGTGACAAGAAGGACGCCCCGCGGATCTCCATCGGCGGTCGCCTGGTCGCCGATCTGCTGAGCACCGCGGGCGCCGACCGGGTGCTGGCGATGACCCTGCACTCGCCGCAGGTGCACGGGTTCTTCGGCATCCCGGTGGACCACCTGCACGCGCTGCGTGAGCTGGCCCACCACTTCCGTGGCTATGACCTGAGCAACACCGTCGTGGTCTCCCCGGACCTGGGCAACGCGAAGGAGGCCGCCGCGTTCGCCCGGATGCTGGGGGTCGAGGTGGCGGCCGGCGCCAAGCAGCGGTTCGCCGACGACAAGGTGGTGATCAGCTCGGTGATCGGCGAGGTGGCCGACCGGGACGTGATCGTGCTGGACGACGAGATCGCCAAGGGCAGCACGGTGTTCGAGCTGCTGGCCCGGCTGCGGGAGCGGAACGTGCGCAGTGTCCGGGTGGCCTGTACGCACGGCCTGTTCACGAACGACGCGGTGCAGCGGCTGTCGGAGGAGAAGGAGATCGAGGAGATCGTCTGCACCAACACGGTGCCGATCCCGCAGCGGAACCGCACGGACAAGCTGACCATCCTGTCGGTGGCGCCGGCGCTCGCCGAGGCCATCCGGCGCATTCACAACGGCGAGTCGGTGAGCGCGCTGTTCGCCTGA
- a CDS encoding ABC transporter ATP-binding protein codes for MNGLAVACRRVVHIYRAEAGDVVALAGVDLSIAPGETLALVGPSGSGKSTLIALLAGLMRPSAGRINIGTYDMGKLSDGEISRLRGTEVGVVLQGASRNLLPYASLHRNIRLAQRRAAHTRGIELDDPDRILDLVGLPGQGRRKLADLTPGAQQRAALAVGIATGPGLLLVDEPTSRLDTAGRDEVLDALETVNTERQTTIVVVTHDNEVGARLGRAVTIRDGRVGAEGRDGQDFAVVAGDGTVQLPPEVLGSYPPGTLFTVQHIEGEVTLLPSGHETSV; via the coding sequence ATGAACGGACTCGCCGTCGCCTGCCGCCGGGTAGTGCACATCTATCGCGCCGAGGCGGGCGACGTGGTCGCCCTCGCCGGCGTCGACCTCTCCATCGCCCCCGGCGAGACACTGGCACTGGTCGGCCCGTCCGGCTCCGGCAAGTCCACCCTGATCGCGCTGCTGGCCGGGCTGATGCGCCCGTCCGCCGGCCGGATCAACATCGGCACCTACGACATGGGCAAACTCTCCGACGGCGAGATCTCCCGGCTGCGCGGCACCGAGGTCGGCGTCGTCCTCCAGGGCGCCTCCCGCAACCTGCTGCCCTACGCGTCGCTGCACCGCAACATCCGGCTCGCCCAGCGCCGGGCCGCCCACACCCGCGGCATCGAACTCGACGACCCCGACCGCATCCTCGACCTGGTCGGCCTCCCCGGCCAGGGCCGCCGCAAACTCGCCGACCTCACCCCCGGCGCCCAGCAGCGCGCCGCCCTCGCCGTCGGCATCGCCACCGGCCCCGGCCTGCTGCTCGTCGACGAGCCCACCAGCCGCCTCGACACGGCCGGGCGCGACGAGGTCCTGGACGCCCTGGAGACGGTCAACACCGAACGCCAGACCACCATCGTCGTGGTCACCCACGACAACGAGGTCGGCGCCCGCCTGGGCCGCGCCGTCACCATCCGCGACGGCCGCGTCGGCGCCGAGGGCCGCGACGGCCAGGACTTCGCGGTGGTCGCCGGCGACGGCACGGTCCAGCTGCCGCCGGAGGTGCTGGGCTCATATCCGCCGGGCACGCTCTTCACGGTCCAGCACATCGAGGGCGAGGTCACCCTGCTGCCCTCCGGCCACGAGACCTCCGTCTAG
- a CDS encoding ABC transporter ATP-binding protein, translated as MGTLTVEDAAFAYGDGTPVLSGVAVTVRPGEVLAVTGTSGAGKSTLLRAMAGLLAPRSGRISVDGGPLTGRDHAVSLGVVLIPQDNGLAAILTAAENISVAVIATGGSPADARRRTSESLDALGLSGQANQLIDELSGGQQQRTAVARGLALRGEIVLADEVTSELDAANRQRVLDLLRAEAARGAAVVFATHDPEAAAACDRELHLTDGVVTWPRP; from the coding sequence ATGGGGACGCTGACGGTGGAGGATGCGGCGTTCGCCTATGGCGACGGGACGCCGGTGCTGAGCGGGGTCGCCGTGACGGTCCGGCCGGGCGAGGTGCTCGCGGTCACCGGTACGTCCGGGGCCGGGAAGAGCACGCTGCTGCGGGCGATGGCGGGTCTGCTCGCGCCGCGTTCCGGGAGGATCTCGGTGGACGGCGGGCCGCTGACCGGGCGGGATCATGCCGTGTCGCTCGGGGTGGTGCTCATTCCGCAGGACAACGGTCTGGCCGCGATCCTCACCGCGGCCGAGAACATCTCGGTGGCGGTGATCGCGACCGGTGGCTCACCGGCGGACGCGCGGCGGCGGACCTCCGAGTCGCTGGACGCGCTCGGCCTCTCCGGCCAGGCGAACCAGTTGATCGACGAGCTCTCCGGTGGCCAGCAGCAGCGCACCGCGGTGGCGCGCGGCCTGGCACTGCGCGGGGAGATCGTGCTGGCCGACGAGGTGACCAGCGAACTCGACGCGGCGAACCGTCAGCGGGTCCTCGACCTGCTACGGGCCGAGGCGGCCCGCGGGGCGGCGGTCGTCTTCGCCACCCACGACCCGGAGGCCGCGGCGGCCTGCGACCGCGAACTCCACCTCACCGACGGCGTCGTCACCTGGCCTCGCCCCTGA
- a CDS encoding FtsX-like permease family protein, with amino-acid sequence MISLVLAMIWSRRGQALTLALLSLLAVASAVAAPAYLIAAERAIADGQIATAATRELTMAARRSYDSASGDASTGDLRFPEIGEVLLDLEGFDYYHAAEVPTVGIEVADTFPSRLVFRQEVCAHVVVLTGRCLAAEGDALIGERTAQRLGLAAGDRIELSAARQNGAVQPITYVAEGAPKTLTVVGTYRPVDAGASYWGLHGYFVSGVDTGPGEPVFTNAATLSTMQRTTTAMAIDGIAEPGVIGIDRLERLRTELTAVDKAVGELDEPLQFDSGIPVLLDRIDQGRAAARLLVPVMAVPLVLLACFTIYLTVGYGAQGRQSELAVVALRGARWWTRWWLATGESLAAVLAGALAGCLAGQLLVNAVTGLIFPGVGAEPAFTSLRYAPFAALAALAAAVLAQRRQLTSPVAGLLRRAPSRDRGLPGVSEVAVVVLAVVTGIQYALAGDPLEGLGLFAPALIILSLALVCARALLPLVNRYAAGALRRGRLGIALAGVQLSRRPGAGRLFALLVASAAVAGFATAAVDTAAQGRAVTAYLGTGADRVLTVQPITRQRLLTAVAAADPDARWAMAVTPLPSGGTGSPPGIAVDTARLGAVAAWPDGAVAPERLRTLLHPGAPEAPAFAGSDITFEVTATGGPLRLGLSLSSSAGLGDAVLELGTVPPGPQTYRQDVPVCERGCRVNGIRVSGEGKVPDITGRLVIRGLGTDTPAPLTDPTRWRATRDARLSAAPDGLQADVEVSPSVVDAVWIQPVSTPYPLPIAYAGEAPPAGLLPGLNVVDTPVTPVAELPAVPGLGRRALVADLEYVDRLAVQSREVQAPQVWLGPNAPADAVDRLEAAGIRVVAETSAATVREALDRQGPAVALWFHLLAAVLAGLLGAGALALTVAVDRGRRTEDLAALRTQGLRPRPAGQATLWTYPVLVTIATAVGVLVAVGAWRLTGWALPLAGITPPDLPLPIWPRVTALLAAAGAVLLVQFVVAFLGGRDLRRRIEPR; translated from the coding sequence ATGATCTCCCTGGTCCTCGCGATGATCTGGAGCCGGCGGGGGCAGGCACTCACCCTCGCCCTGCTGTCCCTGCTCGCCGTCGCCTCGGCGGTCGCGGCCCCGGCCTACCTGATCGCCGCCGAACGCGCGATCGCCGACGGCCAGATCGCCACGGCCGCCACCCGGGAACTGACCATGGCCGCCCGCCGGTCGTACGACAGTGCCAGCGGCGACGCCAGCACCGGCGACCTGCGGTTCCCGGAGATCGGCGAGGTCCTGCTCGACCTGGAGGGATTCGACTACTACCACGCCGCCGAGGTGCCCACCGTCGGCATCGAGGTGGCCGACACCTTCCCGAGCCGGCTGGTCTTCCGGCAGGAGGTCTGCGCCCACGTGGTCGTCCTCACCGGCCGCTGCCTGGCCGCCGAGGGCGACGCGCTGATCGGCGAGCGGACCGCCCAACGGCTCGGCCTAGCCGCCGGCGACCGGATCGAGCTGAGCGCGGCCCGGCAGAACGGCGCGGTCCAGCCGATCACGTACGTCGCCGAGGGCGCGCCGAAGACGCTGACCGTGGTCGGCACGTACCGGCCGGTGGATGCCGGTGCGTCGTACTGGGGACTGCACGGCTACTTCGTCTCCGGCGTCGACACGGGCCCCGGCGAACCGGTCTTCACCAACGCCGCGACCCTGAGCACGATGCAGCGGACCACCACGGCGATGGCGATCGACGGGATCGCCGAGCCCGGTGTCATCGGCATCGACCGCCTCGAGCGGCTGCGCACCGAACTCACCGCGGTCGACAAGGCGGTCGGCGAACTCGACGAGCCGCTCCAGTTCGACAGCGGCATCCCGGTGCTGCTCGACCGCATCGACCAGGGCCGGGCCGCGGCCCGCCTGCTGGTGCCGGTGATGGCCGTGCCGCTGGTGCTGCTGGCCTGCTTCACCATCTACCTGACCGTCGGCTACGGCGCCCAGGGCCGGCAGAGCGAACTGGCCGTCGTCGCGCTGCGCGGCGCCCGCTGGTGGACCCGCTGGTGGCTGGCGACCGGTGAGAGCCTCGCCGCGGTGCTGGCCGGCGCCCTGGCCGGATGCCTCGCCGGGCAACTGCTCGTCAACGCGGTGACCGGCCTCATCTTCCCCGGCGTCGGCGCGGAACCGGCCTTCACCTCGCTGCGGTACGCGCCGTTCGCCGCGCTGGCCGCACTGGCCGCCGCGGTCCTGGCCCAGCGGCGGCAGCTCACCAGCCCGGTGGCCGGCCTGCTGCGCCGGGCGCCGTCCCGCGACCGGGGCCTGCCCGGCGTCTCCGAGGTGGCGGTCGTGGTGCTCGCCGTCGTCACCGGCATCCAGTACGCGCTCGCCGGCGACCCGCTGGAGGGCCTCGGGCTGTTCGCGCCGGCCCTGATCATCCTGTCCCTCGCCCTGGTCTGCGCCCGTGCCCTGCTCCCGCTGGTCAACCGGTACGCGGCAGGCGCCCTGCGGCGCGGCCGGCTCGGCATCGCGCTGGCCGGCGTCCAACTGTCCCGCCGGCCCGGCGCCGGGCGCCTGTTCGCCCTGCTGGTCGCGTCCGCCGCGGTCGCCGGCTTCGCCACCGCCGCGGTCGACACGGCGGCCCAGGGACGGGCCGTCACGGCGTACCTCGGCACCGGCGCCGACCGGGTCCTCACCGTCCAGCCGATCACCCGGCAGCGGCTGCTCACCGCGGTCGCCGCCGCCGACCCGGACGCGCGATGGGCGATGGCCGTCACCCCCCTGCCCAGCGGCGGCACCGGCTCGCCCCCCGGGATCGCCGTCGACACCGCCCGGCTGGGCGCGGTCGCCGCCTGGCCGGACGGCGCCGTCGCACCCGAGCGGCTGCGCACCCTGCTCCATCCCGGCGCGCCCGAGGCCCCGGCCTTCGCGGGCTCCGACATCACGTTCGAGGTCACCGCCACCGGTGGGCCGCTGCGGCTCGGCCTCTCGCTGTCGTCGTCGGCCGGGCTCGGCGACGCCGTCCTCGAACTCGGCACCGTGCCGCCGGGGCCACAGACGTACCGGCAGGACGTGCCGGTCTGCGAACGCGGATGCCGGGTCAACGGCATCCGGGTGTCCGGCGAGGGCAAGGTCCCCGACATCACCGGCCGGCTCGTCATCCGCGGCCTGGGCACCGACACGCCGGCGCCGCTCACCGACCCCACGCGATGGCGGGCCACCCGGGACGCACGCCTGTCGGCGGCGCCCGACGGACTCCAGGCCGACGTCGAGGTCTCCCCGAGCGTGGTCGACGCGGTGTGGATCCAGCCGGTCAGCACGCCCTATCCACTGCCCATCGCGTACGCGGGTGAGGCGCCGCCGGCCGGGCTGCTCCCCGGGCTGAACGTCGTGGACACCCCGGTCACGCCGGTCGCCGAACTGCCCGCCGTGCCCGGGCTCGGGCGCCGTGCCCTGGTGGCCGACCTGGAGTACGTGGACCGGCTCGCGGTCCAGAGCCGGGAGGTCCAGGCACCACAGGTCTGGCTCGGCCCGAACGCCCCGGCGGACGCCGTCGACCGGCTCGAAGCCGCCGGGATCCGGGTCGTCGCGGAGACCTCGGCCGCCACCGTGCGCGAAGCGCTCGACCGGCAGGGTCCGGCCGTCGCGCTGTGGTTCCACCTGCTCGCGGCCGTGCTCGCCGGGCTGCTCGGCGCCGGGGCGCTGGCCCTCACCGTGGCCGTCGACCGGGGACGGCGTACCGAGGACCTCGCCGCGCTGCGCACCCAGGGCCTGCGACCACGCCCGGCCGGGCAGGCGACACTGTGGACCTACCCGGTCCTGGTCACCATCGCGACCGCGGTGGGCGTCCTGGTCGCGGTGGGGGCGTGGCGGCTCACCGGCTGGGCGCTCCCGCTGGCCGGGATCACCCCGCCCGACCTGCCGCTGCCCATCTGGCCACGCGTCACCGCCCTGCTCGCGGCCGCCGGCGCCGTCCTGCTGGTCCAGTTCGTCGTCGCCTTCCTGGGCGGCCGCGACCTGCGTCGCCGGATCGAGCCCCGATGA
- a CDS encoding ABC transporter permease produces MFGLVIGAVRVRAAQVLTILVLTALAAAVAAAGPWYGFAAAADAANAYLEAAPATQRTVSVANRVDTQGDPDGELRRFSDRVREGLPSGVGDGVAGMIRPLSVRTGVASSSMSLAYRDGFCDHVRLDGQCPRARGEVALSAEAAQRFGVTVGGSLSILTSTSNGPLDLRVTAVYTLVDPAGTYWSDRLFRAEAEPDPAFTVTGTFRHSELWTPTMAYDVVLPDALLRGDGGYDLATELTAADRRLGSHALRLSTMARPLHLAITRDRDIILRGVMTAGAQMLILTWFAVGLAGWYTSRDRRADAALLKLRGVGRFGTLRLAWGQHLVPLLAGVAIGAPLGYLVGWALAGPVHITADQGIALRYSAAAVVAVLAGSLAVLAAVEASMLVRPVSELLSGTARVRAWRPAFVDVLLLAVAAAAIYQAWSGDPEEGLGPAAPALVALTVGLAAARLLSLIAVRGGVAALRTGRLRTGLTALRISRSPGTDRVFALVVVAVALFTTAAGGWAAETGARFARSAAEMGAERVLTVEAPNRTALLHAVRSTDPGGHEAMAAVRTWSGEREILEVDSTRLAAVAGWRPEYGPVDALPSAAAAGRQEPALITGDRLTLRARRDGPADVALDLRLQHEATGTVLTAGFGTLHAGEQTVTAPVPACATAPGCRIVRWEMTTPPDPDGRIEPPPPGAVVTVAGLGQNGTADGILDAAALGDITRWRAGTKGAALDVTTVDGTLRLATDRNATGVPVGAEAWASDPLLPLPALVAGPEPDGWRDDDPAVSLYGDPVPVRILGKVTALPMLGSTGLVVDLDSVRRVAAEIDPGGVYQVWLAPGARPGIVEDLAAAGLTVAGSATTEAHASRLGDQGPAVVVRFALVAGIAALLIAAATVAVAATADRRSLAEQLRVLRDQGLSRRVAITTAYAGTAVPILTGVLGGVLAALLAVAITGRSVPAFTDGWAVLAPPDPLDTVAVTVATLVSLAVLGLTGWLVQSPLLRSLREPEGGR; encoded by the coding sequence ATGTTCGGGCTGGTCATCGGCGCCGTGCGCGTCCGGGCCGCGCAGGTGCTGACGATTCTCGTGCTGACCGCGCTGGCAGCCGCCGTCGCGGCCGCCGGGCCGTGGTACGGATTCGCCGCGGCCGCCGACGCCGCGAACGCCTACCTGGAGGCCGCCCCGGCCACCCAGCGCACCGTCTCGGTGGCGAACCGGGTGGACACCCAGGGTGACCCGGACGGCGAACTGCGCCGGTTCAGTGACCGTGTCCGGGAAGGGCTGCCGTCCGGTGTCGGCGACGGCGTCGCCGGGATGATCCGGCCGCTCAGCGTACGGACCGGGGTGGCCAGCAGCAGCATGTCGCTGGCGTACCGGGACGGGTTCTGCGACCACGTCCGGCTGGACGGGCAGTGCCCCCGGGCACGCGGCGAGGTCGCGCTCAGCGCCGAGGCGGCACAGCGGTTCGGCGTCACCGTCGGCGGCTCCCTGAGCATCCTCACCTCCACCTCGAACGGCCCGCTCGACCTGCGGGTGACCGCCGTCTACACCCTGGTCGACCCGGCCGGGACCTACTGGAGCGACCGGCTCTTCCGGGCCGAGGCCGAGCCGGACCCGGCGTTCACCGTGACCGGCACGTTCCGGCACTCCGAGCTGTGGACCCCGACCATGGCGTACGACGTGGTGCTGCCGGACGCGCTGCTGCGCGGCGACGGCGGCTACGACCTCGCCACCGAGCTCACCGCGGCCGACCGCCGGCTCGGCAGCCACGCGCTGCGGCTGAGCACCATGGCCCGCCCGCTCCACCTGGCCATCACCCGCGACCGCGACATCATCCTGCGGGGCGTCATGACCGCGGGCGCCCAGATGCTGATCCTCACCTGGTTCGCCGTCGGCCTCGCCGGGTGGTACACGTCGCGGGACCGCCGGGCCGACGCCGCCCTGCTCAAGCTGCGCGGGGTGGGCCGCTTCGGCACCCTGCGGCTGGCCTGGGGCCAGCACCTGGTGCCACTGCTCGCCGGTGTCGCCATCGGCGCGCCCCTCGGCTACCTGGTGGGCTGGGCGCTCGCCGGCCCGGTGCACATCACCGCCGACCAGGGGATCGCGCTGCGGTACTCCGCGGCGGCCGTGGTGGCGGTCCTCGCCGGCAGCCTCGCGGTGCTCGCCGCGGTCGAGGCGTCGATGCTCGTCCGGCCGGTGTCGGAGCTGCTCAGCGGCACCGCCCGGGTCCGGGCCTGGCGGCCGGCGTTCGTCGACGTGCTGCTGCTCGCCGTCGCCGCCGCCGCGATCTACCAGGCCTGGTCGGGCGACCCCGAGGAGGGGCTGGGCCCGGCCGCGCCCGCGCTCGTCGCGCTCACCGTCGGCCTGGCGGCGGCCCGGCTGCTGAGCCTGATCGCGGTCCGGGGCGGCGTCGCCGCGCTGCGCACCGGCCGTCTGCGTACCGGCCTCACCGCCCTGCGGATCTCCCGCTCACCCGGCACCGACCGGGTGTTCGCGCTGGTCGTGGTGGCCGTCGCGCTGTTCACCACGGCGGCCGGCGGCTGGGCCGCGGAGACCGGGGCTCGGTTCGCCCGCAGCGCCGCCGAGATGGGCGCCGAGCGTGTCCTCACCGTCGAGGCGCCCAACCGGACGGCCCTGCTGCACGCCGTCCGCAGCACCGACCCCGGCGGCCACGAGGCGATGGCCGCCGTCCGCACCTGGTCCGGCGAGCGGGAGATCCTCGAGGTCGACAGCACCCGGCTCGCAGCGGTCGCCGGCTGGCGCCCGGAGTACGGCCCGGTCGACGCGCTGCCCTCCGCCGCGGCCGCCGGCCGGCAGGAGCCGGCACTGATCACCGGCGACCGGCTCACCCTCCGGGCCCGCCGCGACGGCCCCGCCGACGTGGCGCTCGACCTCCGCCTCCAGCACGAGGCCACCGGGACGGTGCTGACCGCCGGATTCGGCACGCTGCACGCGGGCGAACAGACCGTGACCGCCCCGGTGCCCGCCTGCGCCACCGCACCCGGCTGCCGGATCGTGCGCTGGGAGATGACCACACCCCCGGACCCGGACGGCCGGATCGAACCGCCGCCGCCCGGCGCCGTGGTCACCGTCGCCGGGCTCGGCCAGAACGGGACGGCCGACGGGATCCTGGACGCCGCCGCCCTCGGCGACATCACCCGGTGGCGCGCCGGGACGAAGGGCGCGGCCCTCGACGTCACGACCGTCGACGGGACCCTCCGGCTGGCCACCGACCGCAACGCGACCGGCGTCCCGGTGGGTGCCGAGGCGTGGGCGTCGGACCCGCTGCTGCCGCTGCCCGCCCTGGTCGCCGGGCCGGAACCGGACGGCTGGCGGGACGACGACCCCGCCGTGAGCCTGTACGGGGACCCCGTCCCGGTGCGGATTCTCGGCAAGGTGACCGCCCTGCCCATGCTCGGGAGCACCGGCCTGGTCGTCGACCTGGACTCGGTCCGCCGGGTGGCCGCCGAGATCGACCCGGGCGGGGTCTACCAGGTGTGGCTGGCGCCCGGCGCCCGCCCCGGCATCGTCGAGGACCTGGCCGCGGCCGGGCTGACCGTGGCCGGCAGCGCCACCACCGAAGCCCACGCGTCCCGGCTCGGCGACCAGGGCCCCGCCGTCGTCGTCCGGTTCGCCCTGGTGGCGGGCATCGCGGCGCTGCTCATCGCGGCGGCCACCGTCGCGGTCGCCGCCACCGCCGACCGCCGGTCCCTCGCCGAACAGCTCCGGGTGCTGCGCGACCAGGGCCTGTCCCGCCGGGTCGCGATCACCACGGCGTACGCCGGAACCGCCGTGCCGATCCTGACGGGCGTCCTCGGCGGCGTGCTGGCGGCGCTCCTGGCCGTCGCGATCACCGGCCGGTCGGTGCCGGCGTTCACCGACGGCTGGGCGGTCCTCGCCCCACCCGATCCACTGGACACCGTGGCGGTCACCGTCGCGACCCTCGTCTCGCTGGCGGTCCTCGGACTGACCGGCTGGCTGGTCCAGTCACCCCTGCTGCGGAGCCTGCGCGAGCCGGAGGGCGGCCGATGA
- a CDS encoding magnesium transporter CorA family protein — MSSRLYVKGRLVAEGFDAAEAGARLGAEPGAVLWLDLVDPGPDRLRALAAEFELHPLAVEDAVTGHERPKLDHYHNHLFLNLYAVAFDDEVRKTEISAFITPRALITVRKPPSEVDLHLDRWDADERPAAGGVEFLVYGLLDAVVDGQYATAQRIDESMDGIEDRMIGEGAAPRDVRRRGFALRRTLAGLRRAVAPMPDVVREAGRALAADEHHLWPYYRDVEDHARRAVDLIEHSRNRITELLDDDLAEQSNALNDVTRKLAAWAAIIAIPTAITGYFGQNLPYPGYEKWWGFLVSTACIVLTGSGLYAYFKRRNWL, encoded by the coding sequence GTGAGCAGCCGTCTCTACGTGAAAGGCCGCCTGGTCGCGGAGGGGTTCGACGCCGCCGAGGCGGGCGCCCGCCTCGGCGCGGAGCCGGGCGCCGTGCTGTGGCTCGACCTCGTCGATCCGGGGCCGGACCGGCTGCGGGCCCTCGCCGCCGAGTTCGAGCTGCACCCGCTCGCCGTCGAGGACGCGGTCACCGGCCACGAGCGGCCCAAACTGGACCACTACCACAACCACCTGTTCCTCAACCTCTACGCGGTCGCGTTCGACGACGAGGTGCGCAAGACCGAGATCAGCGCGTTCATCACGCCGCGCGCGCTGATCACGGTGCGTAAGCCGCCCAGCGAGGTGGACCTCCATCTGGACCGGTGGGACGCCGACGAGCGACCCGCCGCCGGCGGCGTCGAATTTCTGGTGTACGGGCTGCTCGACGCCGTGGTCGACGGACAGTACGCGACCGCCCAGCGGATCGACGAGAGCATGGACGGCATCGAGGACCGGATGATCGGCGAGGGAGCGGCGCCCCGCGACGTCCGGCGGCGCGGCTTCGCCCTGCGACGGACCCTGGCCGGCCTGCGGCGGGCGGTCGCCCCGATGCCGGACGTGGTGCGCGAGGCCGGCCGGGCGCTGGCCGCCGACGAGCACCACCTGTGGCCGTACTACCGGGACGTCGAGGACCACGCGCGACGGGCCGTCGATCTGATCGAGCACTCCCGCAACCGGATCACCGAGCTGCTCGACGACGACCTGGCCGAGCAGAGCAACGCGCTCAACGACGTCACCCGCAAGCTGGCCGCCTGGGCCGCCATCATCGCCATCCCCACGGCCATCACCGGATACTTCGGCCAGAATCTTCCCTACCCCGGGTACGAGAAGTGGTGGGGATTCCTGGTCAGCACCGCCTGCATCGTCCTCACCGGCAGCGGCCTGTACGCCTACTTCAAGCGCCGCAACTGGCTGTGA
- a CDS encoding DHA2 family efflux MFS transporter permease subunit, with protein MKNNRRWWALVAVALGTFMTYLDNNVVNVALPSIQRDLGLSIAGLEWITSAYILVFAGLLLAGGRVADVLGTRFAFLSGLVIFTGASVVAGLADGQALLIGARAVQGVGAALLAPASLALLQELFPDPKERAAAIGVWGGVGALALAVGPFTGGVLSEHVSWGWIFLINLPIGVATLALTLLSVPRRTLRGRSAGVLRRLDPAGLATSSTGLFALTYALIEGDAEGWTSPLILGSFGVAAAAAVLFVILQNRNADSMVDLAFFRSRMFTGGLLAMGLWAFGVFGIYFYMAIYLQNVLGFTPTEAGAAFIPMAIITAAGAVLAPRLELRYGVARVTAFGLAVMAAAIGGIAQYGEGTTYGDLLPWFLLYGVGGGLLIPLNTVVVDALPPQRAGIASGMLNVSREVFGLLGVTVLGAILTNRANAAGGTELHRYLEGYRFSLVIAAVLVAVGVPVSLWMLRRRPASAAAPKVLETV; from the coding sequence ATGAAGAACAACCGGCGGTGGTGGGCGCTCGTCGCGGTAGCGCTCGGGACCTTCATGACGTATCTGGACAACAACGTGGTAAACGTCGCACTACCCAGCATTCAGCGTGATCTCGGCCTGAGCATCGCCGGCCTGGAATGGATCACCAGCGCGTACATCCTGGTCTTCGCCGGCCTGCTGCTGGCCGGTGGCCGCGTCGCGGACGTGCTCGGCACCCGGTTCGCGTTCCTGTCCGGCCTGGTGATCTTCACGGGCGCCTCGGTCGTGGCCGGGCTCGCCGACGGTCAGGCGCTGCTCATCGGTGCCCGGGCGGTGCAGGGCGTCGGCGCGGCGCTGCTCGCACCCGCATCGCTGGCCCTGCTCCAGGAGCTGTTCCCGGACCCGAAGGAGCGGGCCGCCGCCATCGGTGTCTGGGGCGGGGTGGGTGCGCTCGCCCTGGCGGTCGGCCCGTTCACCGGCGGGGTGCTCAGCGAGCACGTCTCCTGGGGCTGGATCTTCCTGATCAACCTGCCGATCGGCGTCGCGACGCTGGCGCTGACCCTGCTCAGCGTGCCCCGGCGCACCCTCCGCGGCCGCTCGGCGGGAGTCCTGCGCCGCCTCGACCCGGCCGGGCTCGCCACTTCCTCGACCGGGCTGTTCGCACTGACGTACGCGCTGATCGAAGGCGACGCGGAGGGCTGGACCTCGCCGCTCATCCTGGGGTCCTTCGGGGTTGCCGCGGCAGCGGCCGTGCTCTTCGTGATCCTCCAGAACCGCAACGCCGACTCGATGGTGGATCTCGCGTTCTTCCGCTCCCGGATGTTCACCGGCGGCCTGCTGGCGATGGGCCTGTGGGCGTTCGGGGTGTTCGGCATCTACTTCTACATGGCCATCTACCTGCAGAACGTGCTCGGCTTCACGCCGACCGAGGCGGGCGCCGCGTTCATCCCGATGGCGATCATCACGGCCGCCGGCGCGGTCCTGGCGCCCCGCCTGGAGCTGCGGTACGGCGTGGCCCGGGTGACCGCTTTCGGTCTCGCGGTGATGGCGGCCGCGATCGGTGGCATCGCCCAGTACGGCGAGGGCACCACCTACGGCGACCTGCTGCCCTGGTTCCTGCTCTACGGCGTGGGCGGCGGCCTGCTCATCCCGCTGAACACCGTGGTCGTCGACGCGCTGCCACCGCAGCGGGCCGGTATCGCCTCCGGGATGCTGAACGTCTCCCGCGAGGTGTTCGGGCTGCTCGGCGTGACCGTTCTCGGCGCGATCCTGACCAACCGGGCGAACGCCGCCGGCGGCACCGAACTGCACCGCTACCTTGAGGGGTACCGGTTCTCGCTGGTCATCGCCGCGGTCCTGGTGGCGGTGGGCGTACCGGTCAGTCTCTGGATGTTGCGGCGCAGGCCGGCGTCCGCAGCCGCGCCGAAGGTCCTGGAGACCGTCTGA